One segment of Aminivibrio sp. DNA contains the following:
- a CDS encoding biotin transporter BioY, whose protein sequence is MASFFTGLTAVGAFVRIPLPFVPITLQVLMVILSGLLLSPRAALLSQAAYILLGLSGVPVFSGGGGISYILSPTFGYLLGQLPAAWIIAALVKRSDISFRRLFPAAVGGVSIIYFLGAAVLFLNFNYLAEKPSTVGQILHIGVYPFILPDLLKAVAASLIALKIRMAVRHPL, encoded by the coding sequence GTGGCTTCTTTTTTTACAGGACTAACCGCAGTCGGCGCTTTTGTTCGGATACCCCTGCCATTTGTCCCGATCACATTGCAGGTCCTGATGGTCATTCTTTCCGGTCTTCTTCTCTCGCCAAGAGCCGCACTGCTTTCTCAGGCGGCCTATATTCTCCTTGGGCTGTCCGGAGTACCTGTCTTTTCAGGAGGAGGGGGAATTTCATATATTCTGTCTCCTACTTTCGGATATCTTCTTGGACAGCTTCCTGCCGCCTGGATCATAGCTGCCCTGGTAAAAAGATCCGATATTTCTTTTCGCAGGCTCTTTCCGGCGGCCGTCGGCGGAGTGAGTATTATATATTTTCTTGGCGCGGCGGTATTGTTCCTGAATTTCAACTACCTGGCAGAAAAGCCATCAACAGTCGGCCAAATCCTTCATATCGGTGTATACCCTTTCATTCTCCCGGACCTTCTAAAAGCCGTCGCGGCATCGCTCATCGCATTAAAAATACGAATGGCGGTACGACACCCTCTATAA